Below is a genomic region from Biomphalaria glabrata chromosome 3, xgBioGlab47.1, whole genome shotgun sequence.
CACTTTTCTTTCATGGGCTGTTACcaaggcatttaacatttgtgtgttgatgaaatgggactctgaatgtagaatctgtACTTTTTTATGGAACATGATATCAAGCTAGccaacatgttttgtttttgtaaaaaagtGTGGATTTGAAACAGAACTTACGCCATTTTCTGACGCGTAGAAAGAAATTTCAAATATTCCAAAAAttatgtaagtactagatcccttagtttcaaattaaataatttcagagcaatttcattaagtttttgtatcttttccatAATGTGGCCCGCGGCACTagtgtttgaaattaaaatggcccgcataTTGAATtgggttgggcatcactgctctagaacCTTCCAAATAAAATACTAAAGCCTGCATCCCTGTGAACTAGTTTCCTGCAAATGTATTTGACTTTCAGTTCGTGCTGACACCTTTCTCGTGTTCCATCGAACACAGGTGTGTGTATACATGACTTTAAGGATTCTGCTGGTTAAACAACTTCACTTCTGCTGAATAAATAACGTAAATCTATTTGTAAGCTTAGATCCGGAAGTGACAAGATTAAAACAAAGTTATCTTTCTTTGAACGAAATTAAGTTTGGCATGTTAAGGACTCGAGGAATGTTCACGATAAGTTAAACAATGTCTAGGGCGCTATATctaggtggctgagtggtaaagggcCTGgcttttaatttcgggatcttttgggcgcctttgagtccacctggcacaagttggggaaaagtaaaggcggttggtcgttgtgctggccacatgacaccctcgttaaccgttggccacagaaacagatgacctttacagtaCCTGCCCCATAGTCCATaaggtatgaaaggggaactttactctttACGTACTAGGGCGCTATGTAGAACTCCAAATGTCCCAACTAAATGTAAAACAATCAAGATATAAACGGAAAACCCCAGACAATTTGATTCAACCAATTGTAAAAGAGTGcgcaaaaatataaatagtttcTGTATTCCTGACAGTCTACACCTAAAAATTACCCTATTTTCGCGCATATAACCGGCGAGCAATACAAGTTTCTGCAGCCATAACATTAtgacatttagtatttcaaATTCCGAAAGAATTCCAATAACTTCGTTCATCTACAACAgaggacaatggacaacccagtgatcgtcaagtttggacagtttatgaacaattttaatgtgaactgttgtgtaaaccgtaaacttatgttagtgtcttatgtgtcGTTGGCAAGgtcatctcttcagtactgaattttaaaaaaaaatattttactcatAATTATAGCATGATGGAAACCATGGACAAGGCTCTTCGTAACTAATATCCTCTAACACTGTTATCACTCATATGCCTCAACTGACATATATACAAAGTGACCCTACTTTGACCAAGAGAACGGAAATAGGCTTTTGcgacttttattttaaagatcgaTCACTGTTCCGGACGTCGCTAGGCGTGTAAATAGAAATGCAGACATACTGCACCAAACCACCACCACAGTGGCTTGTCGTGTGTAGATAACACGTCATTACATCCAGCTCTCACCCGAAATAAACGCCAGCTCGCCCCTGACCACTCCAACGTGCTCCAATTCTTTTACACCCCCATTACGAAAACGATAATTCCTGATCtgcccatagacataaataaatatagactgaccaattaaaaagttttatgaaacgaaaatttgtgacttgcaattttatgtactttattataaagcatttatgagcagtataaaagttaagtattcatatctatacacacctatatatattgtaaataaggaggcagtgtagttttgtttaatctctaagaatgaagatcatgcaacttttcatattTCGGAAATCctaatacaatagatatacatgttttcaagttacatgaagttacttcctttttccggtctatatttatttatgtctatgaatcTGCCTCATTCATGTTTAAAATTAGCGAAAGTTCGAAACTAAATGTAAAAGACAATTGATTAGGTCCTACACTGGAGTAATTCGTTTGTTACAAGAACTAGAAAGATATAGTTAGATGTACCGACATTTAACCCAACTTTCTGTTGAGGGATttttcttctaacaaaattgcACTAGTCAATAAAGATTTTATCCTCGTCAAATTGAAATACACCTGGCGGGATTTCTTCTATTGTTGTAAGGATATGACCAATTATCTGTCGGACTTTGGCCTCGAGTCTTAAAAAAGCTGGCAACACCTGGCGACAGTTTTGTTTGTTCTGCAACAGGATCCCAAGAGCTGTACTCAGATCTTCTGCACGCTCCAAGCACTGGACTAGTTTGGCTGGTGCTGGTACCACGTGATCGAGAAGGACCGCCGTGTACTCTATGATGCAGTGCAGCTCGAGTTTCATCTGGACGATGTTCTCCGTTGCTATGGTTAAAGGAGAATCGAATACGTCTGAATCGTGGAACAGAGATGATAAGGACGAAGCGCGTGAGACACTTCTGCAATCTTCGTCGTGTTTTTGTAAACTCTCTGTGTTTTCTTTCGAAACATCTAGATCCATGTTTTCATAGTTTTCTTTCGCCCACTTTACAAGATATTTATTCCAACCTTGAACTGCCGAATCGATATCTCCCACGTAGCGGCCATTTTGATGAAAATGCGAAATATTTTTAGCCATGGATTCCGCCATGGTGTACATAGCGAGAACTACTTCCGGGTGTCTCATTTTTCTATGTGCTAATGCAGTCCCATACCACCGGGACGTTTTATGTTGCTGCCCGCTGGCCAGCTGTCCATTATTTACAATGTCCTTTAGGACGTTATCGGAATGTATGAAAGACTCTACACACTGCTTGTGGGCGACTTCGTTGTTAAGGATTTCTAGACCACACCCCCAGCAAAACTGGCACCCGCAAGAGCAGTTATAAATTTTCATACTGTTCGACTGTGATATGAAAAGCTTGCATTTAGGACACTTCTTACCACGCATGACAACTTCCGGGAACTCCATCTGCGACAGCAGACGATCGAGCACTTCGTGGTTATTGGAAGAAAGTTCTTGGTGGTACCTTTTCGCGATGCTGCAAGGGGCCGGCCAGTGTGGCTGTAGTTGGCAGTCAAAACAAATCTGAGTGCTGCAGTCGCAAGTGACAATGACAGGTGTCTTGCTTGACATGTCGCGGGGTCGTGTCCACAGCAGACGACGGCACGAGGAATTCGGGCAGATTTTTACACGCTTCTGCGTTGTCAAGTAGTTTTGTATACTAATCTGCTTCATGCGTCGAATGTCTTCAACGTTGAGAACACAAAGCATGGTCACCGGGTCCAGTCTACTAAGGCAGCCCTTTTCGGGACAGGGTACTTCTCGAGGCCTGAGTCCATTTCTTAGCTGAATGAGAACCTTCGCCTTCCAACATTCCTCACAAAACCAATGACTGCATAAAGTCAATGCTAACGGAACCGACCGCGTTTCTAAAGTTTTTCCTGAGTTGAATTCTGAAAGACAAACACCACACATTTGTGAACTGTTGGGTCCAAAATTAACACCTGAGTAATCGTATTCGATTTTGTGTCTAAGAATATCGAATATATCTTCAATAACGCCACTACTGGAATCGGGATCGGGTAAAGGTAACTGTTTTATGTGTTCTTCATACCATTCTGTTGTAAACGGCAAATTCAATATGGCGGTCTCCCATCGGGCTACACTCGATAATGTGTTAAATAAAGACACTGGACGAGATGGTCTCTGTGACCTTCTAGTGTTTTTACTTGGTTTAAACTGGTTTAAGTCGATACCGTCGACGGCATGGATTACCTCGTGTATGAGCTCTTGAATGGGCGTGAATGGTTCGCTAGCATTAAGCCCCTTTAAGGCGACACGAGTGGACAGTTTCGACCAGGCTGAGTTGACGTGCAGTCGATACTCGTCCACTTCCGGGCTGATAGTTTGAGAGAACGTGAAGACGAGGTAAGTGGACAGGTCCAGTCTGGGAATGTGTTTGAGCCGAAGTCTGCTCATCAGAATGATGTGCTGGTACAGCAGACGAGATATATTGAGCAGAAATCGCCTGGGCTTGCACGGGGCCTCCCTGTAGTCAAGTTTGAACTCGGAACTAAGAATGTCTGGCCTGGTATGGCCCCGAAGCAATCTGACCATGACATTGCTCATCGAACTGTCTGATTGTGTGCTCAACACAGGCCCATTTCTGGCTTCCCTTTGTTCGTTCTGTGTGTGGTCGACTTCTGAATGAGTAGATATTGTCATTAGGTCTGGTGGCTCTCTCCTAAGGAGCAAGGTTTCATTAGCGGTGTCTACAGGTCTCTTCTTATTGCgatgttttaaaattggtgCGCGAAAGAAATCACCAAAAGTTAATCCCCTGGTTTGTCTATCGCTATGGCGCAGTTCGTCATTGTCGTAACTTTCTGTATTTTGTTCCGTATTCTCTTGTGTTGCAGACGACATCAAGGTTTTCATTTCGCGACTCCAGGCTTTAGTGTTACGATTCACGCTTCCTCTTCCTAGAAGATATCTTTTAAAAGATCTATTGATGGATTTGATGTAAGGTCTTTTACGGTGTGGTTCTTCTGGGAACTCTGGACCTGAGTCTTCGTCCTCACTGGAATCATGGCTGGAGTCACTGGGCGTTTCGACTTCCGGTTGTTTATGTTCCACTGCCCCATGCGAGCAATAACCTTCTCGACCTTTCTTGCTCCACTTTAGGACCAAGTTAGACTGAAGATGAGAGAAGTTCTGTTGAGGTTTCTTGTGTACCAGTTGTCGTCTGCTGTGTTCCTTTTCATTACGTTTCGGCGGTGGTGATTTTATTCGTATCCAGCGTCCATTATTGGTCCAGATATATTCTAATTTCTCTCTCGAGTTGTCGGACCTGTTACGGAGGTTGAAAGTAACTTCCCCTTGGGCTAGGCCGTGAATGTATTGGACATCTAGAAATTGGGTGTTGACTTTTCTCCCTCGATGGTCCAGCACCAGGAACAGGCCGTGTAAGGTGTAATAGGATTTGATATCCGACCCAGTGGCTCGCTTCTCGACATGGAGTTGTTTGACACCTAGGCCAGTAAAGTTGCCTAGTGAGTTGAGGAACATCTGCCTCCATTTTGCTTTCCGTCTGTGAAATGATTGCTGTACTGCACATTCTGAGTCAGACTCGACAGCACAAGACATCCTCAGGAAGTCGTAAGACCAGCTGGAGGCCTGTTATCTTTGACTTGTGATGTCATCCTgctgaaataaaatttttaaaaagttgaaaacaTCAGGTTAGAAAAACAAACTTTGTTCCTATTGACACAA
It encodes:
- the LOC106070817 gene encoding uncharacterized protein LOC106070817 produces the protein MSCAVESDSECAVQQSFHRRKAKWRQMFLNSLGNFTGLGVKQLHVEKRATGSDIKSYYTLHGLFLVLDHRGRKVNTQFLDVQYIHGLAQGEVTFNLRNRSDNSREKLEYIWTNNGRWIRIKSPPPKRNEKEHSRRQLVHKKPQQNFSHLQSNLVLKWSKKGREGYCSHGAVEHKQPEVETPSDSSHDSSEDEDSGPEFPEEPHRKRPYIKSINRSFKRYLLGRGSVNRNTKAWSREMKTLMSSATQENTEQNTESYDNDELRHSDRQTRGLTFGDFFRAPILKHRNKKRPVDTANETLLLRREPPDLMTISTHSEVDHTQNEQREARNGPVLSTQSDSSMSNVMVRLLRGHTRPDILSSEFKLDYREAPCKPRRFLLNISRLLYQHIILMSRLRLKHIPRLDLSTYLVFTFSQTISPEVDEYRLHVNSAWSKLSTRVALKGLNASEPFTPIQELIHEVIHAVDGIDLNQFKPSKNTRRSQRPSRPVSLFNTLSSVARWETAILNLPFTTEWYEEHIKQLPLPDPDSSSGVIEDIFDILRHKIEYDYSGVNFGPNSSQMCGVCLSEFNSGKTLETRSVPLALTLCSHWFCEECWKAKVLIQLRNGLRPREVPCPEKGCLSRLDPVTMLCVLNVEDIRRMKQISIQNYLTTQKRVKICPNSSCRRLLWTRPRDMSSKTPVIVTCDCSTQICFDCQLQPHWPAPCSIAKRYHQELSSNNHEVLDRLLSQMEFPEVVMRGKKCPKCKLFISQSNSMKIYNCSCGCQFCWGCGLEILNNEVAHKQCVESFIHSDNVLKDIVNNGQLASGQQHKTSRWYGTALAHRKMRHPEVVLAMYTMAESMAKNISHFHQNGRYVGDIDSAVQGWNKYLVKWAKENYENMDLDVSKENTESLQKHDEDCRSVSRASSLSSLFHDSDVFDSPLTIATENIVQMKLELHCIIEYTAVLLDHVVPAPAKLVQCLERAEDLSTALGILLQNKQNCRQVLPAFLRLEAKVRQIIGHILTTIEEIPPGVFQFDEDKIFID